AATCGATACAAAAACTTCTATCGGTGTTGCATATAAATTAGAGCTAAAAAGAATAACACTAAAAAATATAACACTTTTTAGAAAATTAGCTTTCATACCTTGCTTTATCATTATTTATCTTTCTTATCTTCTTTAGCTGTGTTCATAGGAGGCACCAATAATGCCGGATCAATGCGACGCTTTAACCAGTTCATGCGCCAATCCAGATGTGCCCCCGTAGCACGTCCAGTAACACCCACTCGAGCGATTAAATCACCCTGCTTCACTTTGTCACCCACATCGACCAATAGTTCACTTAAATGTAAAAAACTCGATGATAGGCCATGACCATGATCTAAAATGATAGTGCCCCCCGAGTAAAACAAGTCATCATTTGCCAAAGTAATAATGCCCGCAGCAGGCGCACGCACCTGCGTTCCAATCGGTGCTGCTACATCAACACCATAATGAGGCCACTTCGGTTTACCATTAAGCACTCGTTGACTACCATAAACACCACTTATTCGCCCTTGCGCCGGCCAGATAAAAGCCTGTCGATAATCAGTACGCGCATCATCTCTCAAACGCGCTTGAGCGACCTGCTGACGTTCTTTCTTTATACGGGCTAATACGGTTGGTTTTTGTGGTGATACCTTGGATTTGGCTAAACCATTAATATGTTGAATAGCATATTGTCTTTTTTTCAACTGCAGCCGCTTAATCAGACTTTGACCGCTTGGCATAATGAGCTGAAACTCAGGAGTCAGGTTTTCATCTCGTCCAAAAGCAATAATAAAATCCCCCTGAGATGATACATGCACATCTTGCTGTTCATACTTCACTTGATTGTCAGGATCGGTAGTACCAAAAACTAAGCCTCCCTGAGTAAAATGACCCTGTAAAAAACTGCCATCCGATAGATTAATTTTCTCAGCATACAGCGTTGATGAAATAAAGGACAAAACAATGAAGTTTAGAAATAGGAGAGAATAAAAGAAATTAAAATACTGGGATAAATTGTGCTTATTTTTCACTCAATCAAAACTCTGTAAGGGTAAGTTACTATTCAGTATAATTGTAACATAATCTAACCCGTGCCCTAAGTGGTTTAAGGGCATAGACTAGAAACAGAAGTATCATGGGTATAAGCCATTGTATTAGGTAATGAACTTACCTTCACGCAACCTTTGAGCCTCCATAATTTCAATTTCATGAGCACCCGAGTAAACAACATTGCTATCCGGTACAAAGTCTAAATTTGCATCCAAACGTTCATAAGGCACACTATTCAAAATGGTTTTCATGGCGTTCAAGCGCGCCAAGTACTTATCATTTGAACGGATAATGGTCCAAGGTGCTGGTGCAGTATGGGTTTTTTTCAGCATTTCATATTTTACATTGGTAAAATCATCCCAACGCTCCTGAGCCTGAACATCAACCTCTGACAACTTCCATTGTCTTAGCGGATCAGTTTTACGACGATTAAAACGCCTCGCCTGTTCTTCTCGAGTTACACTGAAATACAATTTAACTAAAATTGTCCCTTGACGCACCAGATCTTTTTCATAACCGATGACACCCTTCATGAAATTTTTATACTCTTGTTCAGTACAAAAACCAAAAACAGGTTCCACCATTGAGCGGTTATACCAACTCCGATCAAAAAGTACAACTTCTCCACCCGCAGGCAGGTGATTAATGTATTTCTGAAAAAACCACTGCGTTTTTTGTTCTTCCGTCGGCTTGCCAAGGGCAACAATACGATAATGCTTTTCGTTCATGTAACGTGTCACACGACGGATTGTACCACCCTTGCCCGAAGCATCCCGGCCTTCAAATAAAATAACCATACGCTTACCTGTTTCTTCCAGGTATTTTTGCATTTTGATCAACTCAGCTTGGTATGGTTTGAGTGATTGTTCTAGTTTATATTTTTTTACCGCTTTAGAATTGCCTTTTTTTAAAGCAACATTATCCAACTTTAGCTGTTCATTTTCTTTAAGCAGCGTTTCTAATGTGAGTTCAGTTTCAGTCATTCGCTAAAAACCTCCTAATTTTTATGTGTACTTCATGTTAGCATATAAAACCTATTCCAGCATTGACCTATATTAGGAAAAAATAACTTATACTGGTGGCGGCGCTATCACCTCACGCTGTCCATTTGATTGCACAGCACTGACCACACCAGCAGCTTCCATATCTTCCACCATACGGGCAGCACGGTTATACCCCACTTTTAAGCGTCTTTGTAGGCCTGAGATAGATGCTCTGCGAGACTCTGTTACAATCGATACCGCCTGATCATAGAGTGGATCTGTTTCACTATCCGAATCAGTGTCACCTGGAATCAAACCTCCTGTCGAAACCCCTTCCCCCGATAATATTTCTTCAACATAATCTGCCTTGCCACGGGATTTTAGATCCTCAACGACCGCATGCACTTCATTGTCTGAAACAAAAGCACCATGAATCCGAACCGGATAACCCATTCCTGGCGGCAAAAACAACATATCACCATGACCTAATAGGTTTTCAGCCCCCATTTGATCAAGAATAGTACGGGAATCAATTTTAGAAGAAACCTGAAAGGCAATACGGGTTGGTACATTGGCCTTAATTAAGCCCGTAATCACATCCACAGAAGGTCTTTGGGTAGCAATGATTAAGTGTAAGCCAGCGGCACGTGCTTTCTGCGCCAATCGGGCAATTAACTCTTCTACTTTTTTCCCCACAATCATCATCATGTCGGCAAACTCATCAATGACAATAACAATAAAGGGTAAGGTTTCAAGTTCAGCGGCTTCTTCGTCAGGCGTCAGAGGATTGGGAGTAAAGAAGGGATCTTTAATTGGGTCGCCAGCATCAATAGCCGCTTCAATTTTTTTGTTATAGCCCGCTAGATTTCTAACGCCCATGGCCGCCAGCAATTTATAACGTTTTTCCATTTCAGCCACACACCAACGTAAGGCATTAGCGGCTTCTTTCATATCGGTGACAACCGGTGCCAGCAAGTGAGGAATATCTTCATAAATTGATAATTCCAGCATTTTGGGATCGACCATAATTAGTCTGAGTTTGTCGGGCGACAACTGAAATAACATGCTTAAAATCATGGAATTAACGCCAACGGACTTACCCGAACCCGTCGTACCTGCAACCAGTAAATGGGGCATTTTAGCTAAATCTGCGATAACGGGCTTGCCACTAATGTCATGACCTAGTCCTAATGGAATAGCGGCCTTGCTGTCGGCAAATTCTTTAGCGCCTAAAATCTCACTAAAATAAACAATCTCCCGATGTTCATTGGGCACTTCGATACCCACCGTCGATTTACCGGCAATGACTTCAACCACACGAATACTGACCACACGCATAGAACGTGCTAAATCTTTGGACAAATTAGTCAGCTGACTCACTTTAATGCCCGGAGCTAATAATAACTCAAAACGAGTAATGACTGGCCCTTGACTAACGGATTCCACTTCAACTTTTAAGTTATAATCAGCCAGCTTATCTTCAATCAATCGCGAGGTTAAAGCCAGTTCTTCAGGGGAGGTAACATGACCCGACGTTTGAGCGGCATCTAATAAAGAGAGTGACGGCAAACCATCAATGGCGTCATGAGTGAATAATTGAGTTTGTTTATCTGTATTAACCCGATCACTCTTTTTGGTATTTTGAAAACGCGGTTCAATTTTAAGCTTGCTTGTGGTCTTATCTTTTTTAGCATCAAGTTTTTTCTGTAACGTAGCTTGCTTGGCCGCTTCTTTTTGTGCTTTTTTCTGTGCTTTAAGACGGTTTTTTTCATCGTTTTTCAGTGCTGTCAGACGTTCGTTCTCATCCTTATTACCAGCCCTTTCTTCTTTCTTACGCGCAGCACTTTCACGCCAAAGATTCCAGCGTTGAATCAGCCATTTATTCGCATTAATCACCATAGCCCCTAAGCTATCCATCAGCGATAACCAGGACAGGCCGGTAAAAAAGGTCACACCAATGAGAAACAGCGTTAATAATAATAAGGTTGCACCGACAAAACTAAATAACTGCTGTAATTGTGTCGCAGTCACCTCACCCAGAATACCACCGGCATTAAGAGGAAAAATAACCGAAGGATGGGTGAAATGCATACTGGAAAGACCTGTTCCAGCAATTATCGTTAAAATAAAACCCACAGAACGCAAAGTCACATGCCAGCCATGAAAGACTTCTTCTTCGTTTCGTCCACGGTAAATCAACCAGCCGCTATAGAGCAACATAATAGGGAAAAGAAAGCCTAAATAACCAAATAGGTATAAAAACAGATCTGAAAACCAAGCACCAAACTTACCACCACTATTGTGTAGCTTTGTCGGATCGATAATTTCTGCAATGCTATGAGACCAGCCGGGATCGGCGGGTGAATAGGTAAAAAGGGCAATAAATAGATACAGACTAATAGCAATAAAGAGAAAAAATACACTTTCCTTAATGCCACGGACAACCTGAGAGGAAAGAGGTCTTTTTTCAGACTTCATTTGAGCAGATGGGTTCGCCTTCTTTTTTGAGCGAGTTTGAGCTTTCTTTTTAACAGTTTGTGGCAAAATATTGTTCTTTTATAGTTCTTTTAGAGTTATTTTCAAGTTCTTTTAGAGTTCTTTTAGAGTTCTTTGAAATTTATAATGATAGTCAATAAGCGTCATCTTAAAGCAGGATGGACAATTTCACCAGCATCAATGTTCACACCCGCTTGCAAAGGTGCAGAAAGATTATCTGGATGGTCAGCTAATTCCAGTAAAAAGGGTAACAGACTTGCTGATAAAGACTGTGATGCGGTTCTAGGAACACCACCTGGCATATTGGTAACCCCAAAATGCGTCACGCCGTGCAATTCATAAGTCGGTTGCTCATAATTGGTGGGATGAATAGTCTCAATGCAGCCACCCTGATCCACAGAAATGTCAATAATAACACTGCCCGCCTGCATTAGCCTGACATCTTCCTCAGTCACCAGATGGGGTGCTTTTTCACCCACTACCAGCACCGCACCTATGAGTAAATCTGCCTGTTTAACACATTGCTGTATACTGGCTTGATGCGGATACAAGGCGGTCACATTATCCCCAATCGCGCGCAAGGCCGTCATTTTATCTCGGTTTCTATCAAAAACTATCACCTCTGCGCCCAAGCCTGCAGCCATTTTTGCCGCATTACCGCCCGCCATACCACCACCTAAAATCACCACCTTGCCACGCTCTGTTGCCGGTACGCCGCCCAAAAGTACCCCCTTGCCTCCCATCGGTGAATGTAATAAATGCGTGCCAATTTGCACCGCTAAGCGCCCTGCTATATCACTCATTGGCGCTAATAAGGGCAACAGGCCATTAGATAATTCAACAGTTTCAAAACCAATGGCTTTTAAACCAATCGAACAAAGTCTTTGGGTTAATTCGGGTAAAGCCGCCAAATGCAAATAAGAAAACAAGATATGATCGGCTTGTAGTAGTCCCAGCTCTGGCTCAATAGGCTCTTTTACTTTGGCAATAATTTTTGCTGAGGCATACAAGCTTTTTGCATCTGCAACAAGCTTGATACCTAATTGTTCATAATCAGCATCACTATAGCCACTCAACAAGCCTGCCGATGATTCCATAAACACTTCATGTCCATGAACAATTAATTGTGCCGCTGCCTCAGGTATCAAAGCCACCCGCCCTTCTTTGGGCTTAATTTCTTTTGGTATTCCAATTCGCATCGTTATTTCCTTAATCTACACTAAAAACCAAATATCTCCGTAATATAAGTCTATACTACTTGGAATTCATTTTAACCAACCCCATAACTTATACTTCTAATAAGCTTAACTATACTTCTAAGCTTTACTATAATTTATTGTCTACAACTTTCCACCTTTTATTTGGAGTTAATTCATGAGTGATGCAAAACACTGCAAACTTTTAATCCTTGGTTCCGGGCCTGCCGGATATACCGCAGCCGTTTATGCTGCCCGCGCAAATCTTGATCCTGTTATTATTACCGGCATGGAACAAGGTGGTCAGTTAATGACAACGACCGAGGTAGACAATTGGCCAGGTGATGTCGATGGTTTACAAGGCCCGGATTTAATGGAAAGAATGAAACTCCATGCTGAGCGGTTTAATACCGAAATTGTCTTTGACTATATTAGCGAAGTTGACCTGTCAAGCAAGCCGTTCAAACTTAAAGGTGACTCAAAAAGCTATACCTGTGATGCAATGGTCATTGCGACTGGCGCTTCTGCCCGCTATCTTGGACTTGAATCAGAAGAAGCCTTTAAAGGCCGTGGTGTCTCCGGTTGTGCAACTTGCGATGGTTTCTTTTATAAAAACCAAAAAGTTATCGTTGTCGGCGGTGGTAATACTGCGGTTGAAGAAGCCCTGTATTTATCCAATATTGCGGCTGAAGTCACCATTGTTCATCGCCGTGAAAAATTCAGCTCAGAAAAGATATTGGCTGATAAACTGATTGAAAAATCAAAAACCGGCAATATCAAAATTGAGTGGAATGCCAGTATTGATGAAGTGCTCGGTGATGATGCTGGGGTAACCGGTGTACGTCTTAAAAACACTCAGAATGGCTCAACCAAAGAACTGGAGGCCATGGGTGTATTCATCGCCATTGGCCACAAGCCTAATACCGACATATTTGAAGGCCAGTTAGAAATGTCCCATGGCTACCTTAAAACTCAAAAAGGTTCTGAAGCCAATGCCACAATGACCAGTGTGGAAGGTGTATACGCGGCTGGCGATGTGGCTGACCATGTTTACCGTCAGGCAATTACTTCAGCAGGAACGGGTTGTATGGCGGCTTTAGATGCTGAGCGCTATCTTGACGATTTAGAAGCATGATAATTTAAAACATGACGCTCGAATCGCTATAGTAGCAAAATCCGCATTTATTCTGCTCTTTCTAAACACCATGAAGAGCAAATAAGTGCGGCATTTCCTGCCTTGATAAAATCCCTATTACTTAGCCTGTTAAGTATTCAAATAACGCATTAACAGCAATTCTCGCTGAGATGAACAATTGAGTTGTAGTGGTGCTTACCAAGCAGAAATAAAAAAACTTTTCGCAGTAACTTTAGCAAAATTAAAAAAATCAAATAAAAAGCTTGCATTTTGAGAAACAAGAGATCAAACTCTTGTTTTTCAATTGGTTGAATGACTTCATGTTAAAAAATATTTCCCTTTTATATGCTTGGTACTGTGAATTTTGGCCTCTTTAAGTCAGCAAAAAAAACATTTAAGTTTTTCTGCCCTGAAACAGGCCATCTCACTGCACTTTCATGCAATCAAAGATAGCCGAGTACAAGGAAAGTGTGATTACAGTCAACATGATGTGCTTATGAGTGCTTTTGCCTGCATGTATTTTCAAGATCCCTCTTTAAGTGAATTTCAGAAACAGATGGAAGAGGAACAGAATCAAAATAATTTACGCACTCTTTTTAATGTTGAAAAAATTCCTAAAAATAGTCAACTAAGAGACATTTTGGATCTCATACCCTCTAAAACATTTGCACCTGCATTTAAAGATTTATTTGAACGACTCAGACGACATAAGCATCTTGAAGAGTATGCCATATTACCCAACACATTGCTTTGTGTTATTGATGGCACGCAATATTATTCCTCTAAGCAAATCCATTGTGACTGTTGTCTTCATAAAGAACATAGAACGGGTGAAATAACCTACAGTCATGTTGTTTTACAAGGTGCCATTATGCACCCCGATAAAAAACAAGTGCTCCCTGTCATGCCTGAAGCAATACAAAATACGGATGGTACAAAAAAACAGGATTGTGAAAGTAATGCAGCCAAACGTTTTATAGCCAATCTAAAAAAGCACATCCAAGACAAGGATTTATGATTTGTGGTGATGGTTTGATGTCACATCAACCTATGATAGAAGATATAATTGAAGAAATGATGCATTATTTATTGGTTGCCAAACCTGGTGATCACACATATTTATTTGAATGGCTTGAAGCATTTTCTGAACTCCCATCAATGGACTGGATTGACGAAAAAGGGCACCAACATCATTATCGATGGAAAAATAATGTCCCTTTACATGGCGAAAAAAATGCCATTGAAGTTAACTTTTTTGAATATACCCTCACCAATACCGCAGGGAAAATTATCTACCGAAATAGCTGGGTCACCGACATAAAGATCAGTGAACATAATATTCAAACAATGACCCAGGCGGGTCGATGTCGTTGGAAAATAGAAAACGAATGTTTCAACACATTAAAGAACCAAGGCTATCACATTGAGCATAATTATGGTCATGGGAAGAAGCACCTGAGCTTTAATATGTATCTGTTAACCTTGCTGGCTTTTTATTTCCATCAAATTTTTGAATTAACCGATGGGGCTTATCAAGCTTGTCGTAAAAAGTTTGGCTCTAAAAAATTAATGTGGGAAAAGTTCAGAGGGGTTATTACCTTTTTTGTGATGGACTCCTGGGAACATTTAATGGATTTTTTATTGTACAGAGACGATTATGAGGAGATGAGACCTGTAAAAATAAGAAAATAAACCTATTTTAGGGAAAATGCGTCGATTAAACGCAGCATCTCCCGTGCCTGCTATTTAGAAAGAAAGAACAAAAAAAATTTTAAAAAGCATCAGGCAAACAAAAAATGCTGTTTTCAGCTTAATTCATAAGAATAAGTTACTTCACCGAGTTTTGCTGACGCATTAAAATGATCCTTGACAAGCTCTGTGTAATTGCTTATTTTGGTACGTATTTACCCGCTTCTTTCCCTTGAAAGATATTAATCCAAGCTGATTTAGGTTATTATTCGCCGACCAGCGCAAGACTGGATCTTTTAATGGAATAATAATAGATGAAACAGGATATGTTGACAAAGAACAAATTATCACAAACTAAATTATCACGGACAATGATAAATACCACGCTTTTCTGCACACTTTCAATGGCAATAACCTTAAATGTACAAGCAGAAAATTTAATTGACGTATACGGCCTTGCGTATCAAAGTGATCCAATCTTAAAACAAGTTATTTCACAAAGACAGTCTATTGGTGAAGGTTCTGTGCAAGCTTTTGCTGCATTTTTACCCCTAATTACCGCTGATGCCTATACCCGCGCAACTAATCAGGATACGCCCATTGGTCAAACTACCGACGTCTCCTTTAACTCTCACGGCTATAGTCTTGATGTTAACCAAAGTATTTTTGATAACCGTAATTATGTCAATTATAAAATCTCAAATATTAATATTAATCGTGCTGAAGCCAATCTCAGTGCCGCACAGCAAAGTTTAATTATTCGAGTCGCTGAAGCTTATTTCTCAACCTTATCAGCCATTGATACCGTTACCTTTTCCGAATCTGAAAAAAAGGCCATTGGTCGTCAACTCGATCAGGCTAAGCGACGCTATGAAGTCGGTATTATTGCCATCACCGATGTTCATGAAGCTCAGGCCGGTTATGATAATGCTAATGCTCAGGTTATTGCCGCAGAAAACTCATTATTAGTGACCAAGGAAGTGTTAAGAGAACTAACGGGTCAGTACATTGAAGATGTATCTTCGTTGGCTGACAAAATCCCTCTTGATCCACCTAGCCCTGCCAAAATACAGCACTGGGTTGATCAGGCAACAAGCGGTAACTTCACCCTGCTTGCAGCCAAAGAAGATACTTATGTACAAAAAGAAAACATCAATTTACAACGTTCCGGCCATTATCCTACCCTTGGCTTAAAAGCATCCTATGGTTATAGCAAGGCCAATGGACCATCATCATTTTTTGCTCCTCAATACCATGAAAGTTCCATTGGATTAAATGTCTCCATTCCCATTTATGAAGGCAATGCCGTTACTTCAAGAACACGTCAGGCACAATATGATTTTCAACAAAGTCAGGATGCTTATAATGAAGTGCTAAACGCGACCGAAAAGAATGCTCGTAGCAGTTACTTAAATGTGATTTCTGAGGTCAGTCGTGTAAAGGCCTTGGAACAAGCGGTTGTTTCAAACATCAGTGCATTAAAAGCAACTGAAGCAGGATTTGAAGTGGGTACGCGTACTATCGTCGATGTGCTTAATGTACAACGTGACTTATATCGTGCCAAGCAAGAACATTCTAACTCACGCTATACATACATCCTCAATGTTTTACGTCTAAAACAAGCCTCTGGTGAATTAGCACGCGTTGATCTTGAAACAGTTAATAGTTGGTTAAACCGCTAACTCATCCCTCCCCTTTCTCTCAAAGTAGTTACCCTATTTACAATAGGGTAACTACTGCATGTCCCATTTTTTAATAAGAAATCCCCTACAAAATTGTCATTTTATTGTAATAATATTGTTTTCTGATCTTTACAATAATTTTCACTACTTCTATACTTGACGTTAGAACACATCGAATGATTCTAATAAATAAAGCATAGGAAATTGTATGCCTAAATATTGTTTATATTTTTCAGGTGAGGTAAATCATTCACATCACACTGACACCGTAAAAGACAATTTTAAAAAACATTTCAGACTATCTACTTCTCAATTATCCTATATTTTTTCGGGCAAAGAAGTCAGGCTGAAAAAGGAACTGAGTCAGGAAGAAGCATTAAATTATGCCGTGAAAATTGATTCGCTCGGTGGCATAAGTTATATAGAAGCGATGGCCTCTACAATTACACTGCCCACGGGAATCGAGAATGACAGGCGCAACAAGGATAGACGTACTTTTAATAATCGTCGTAATCACATCCGAGCAGGTATTGTGTCCGATAGACGCATACACACTGATCCTAGAGCGCAAATGGAGTAGATGAGAGTGAGCTTATAGCTTATAGAAGGTATTTAAGCATATCCCTAGGATGGCTTATATTTTTTCCCAAATACTATCAAACTGATCAGTCTTTATATCATCAGTATTCACTTCACGATCAGATTCATTCATTTTATCAAACAAGTAGAGTGAATAATCATGAATTTCATTCACCTTTTGTATCAGTTTGATATTCATCGAACCTGTCTTATGCGTCATCACTAGATGATCAGTTCGAGTATTATAAAACTTCTCGACAAATGTATGAGTAAATAAAATGGGTTTGAACTGGTGCTCTTTTGTTCCGGGGAAAACAAAACTGCCCAAAACATTTTGTTTCTCAAGTGGCTCATCTTGTTGATGTAACTTATGGTATTTTGTTAATTGTACTGGCTCAGCCATAGCACAGAGGTGTTCAAAGCCAAATTCAATATCACCTACAGTACTTTCTCTCATCCAGCGAATATACCCTATTTGAAAGCTACCATTTTCATGCTTCACAGCGATGACTTCACCAATATTGGGTGCAATAGGCTTTTCAGACTGGTGATTCAGCTTAAGGCGTAAGCCCTTGGAAGATTCATCAACTAAATACGCTTGATAAAATGCATGCTCAGAAGTTGTTATCTCCAATTCTTTGAAAGGCTTATTTTCAATTTTTAAAATTTTTGGCGAAATATCTATCTCAGCTAAAAACTGTGAAATACAAGACACGCCTACGGCAATGACAACGGGCTCGATAAGCTCTTTCCGCACCATTTTGCGATGACTAATACCCGCCCAACTTTTTATAATGCGCTCCAGAAAATAGTGTGAAATATCGGGGTATTTATCTTTAACCGCTAGTTGTTTTAATAGTTTTTTCGTATCCAAACCCCAAATAGAATCTGAGGATAAATCTAATTGATCCACTGAATTGATTGGCTGACT
This genomic window from sulfur-oxidizing endosymbiont of Gigantopelta aegis contains:
- a CDS encoding transposase family protein, with the protein product MASLSQQKKHLSFSALKQAISLHFHAIKDSRVQGKCDYSQHDVLMSAFACMYFQDPSLSEFQKQMEEEQNQNNLRTLFNVEKIPKNSQLRDILDLIPSKTFAPAFKDLFERLRRHKHLEEYAILPNTLLCVIDGTQYYSSKQIHCDCCLHKEHRTGEITYSHVVLQGAIMHPDKKQVLPVMPEAIQNTDGTKKQDCESNAAKRFIANLKKHIQDKDL
- a CDS encoding TolC family outer membrane protein, translated to MAITLNVQAENLIDVYGLAYQSDPILKQVISQRQSIGEGSVQAFAAFLPLITADAYTRATNQDTPIGQTTDVSFNSHGYSLDVNQSIFDNRNYVNYKISNININRAEANLSAAQQSLIIRVAEAYFSTLSAIDTVTFSESEKKAIGRQLDQAKRRYEVGIIAITDVHEAQAGYDNANAQVIAAENSLLVTKEVLRELTGQYIEDVSSLADKIPLDPPSPAKIQHWVDQATSGNFTLLAAKEDTYVQKENINLQRSGHYPTLGLKASYGYSKANGPSSFFAPQYHESSIGLNVSIPIYEGNAVTSRTRQAQYDFQQSQDAYNEVLNATEKNARSSYLNVISEVSRVKALEQAVVSNISALKATEAGFEVGTRTIVDVLNVQRDLYRAKQEHSNSRYTYILNVLRLKQASGELARVDLETVNSWLNR
- the ppk2 gene encoding polyphosphate kinase 2, with amino-acid sequence MTETELTLETLLKENEQLKLDNVALKKGNSKAVKKYKLEQSLKPYQAELIKMQKYLEETGKRMVILFEGRDASGKGGTIRRVTRYMNEKHYRIVALGKPTEEQKTQWFFQKYINHLPAGGEVVLFDRSWYNRSMVEPVFGFCTEQEYKNFMKGVIGYEKDLVRQGTILVKLYFSVTREEQARRFNRRKTDPLRQWKLSEVDVQAQERWDDFTNVKYEMLKKTHTAPAPWTIIRSNDKYLARLNAMKTILNSVPYERLDANLDFVPDSNVVYSGAHEIEIMEAQRLREGKFIT
- a CDS encoding DNA translocase FtsK, translating into MKSEKRPLSSQVVRGIKESVFFLFIAISLYLFIALFTYSPADPGWSHSIAEIIDPTKLHNSGGKFGAWFSDLFLYLFGYLGFLFPIMLLYSGWLIYRGRNEEEVFHGWHVTLRSVGFILTIIAGTGLSSMHFTHPSVIFPLNAGGILGEVTATQLQQLFSFVGATLLLLTLFLIGVTFFTGLSWLSLMDSLGAMVINANKWLIQRWNLWRESAARKKEERAGNKDENERLTALKNDEKNRLKAQKKAQKEAAKQATLQKKLDAKKDKTTSKLKIEPRFQNTKKSDRVNTDKQTQLFTHDAIDGLPSLSLLDAAQTSGHVTSPEELALTSRLIEDKLADYNLKVEVESVSQGPVITRFELLLAPGIKVSQLTNLSKDLARSMRVVSIRVVEVIAGKSTVGIEVPNEHREIVYFSEILGAKEFADSKAAIPLGLGHDISGKPVIADLAKMPHLLVAGTTGSGKSVGVNSMILSMLFQLSPDKLRLIMVDPKMLELSIYEDIPHLLAPVVTDMKEAANALRWCVAEMEKRYKLLAAMGVRNLAGYNKKIEAAIDAGDPIKDPFFTPNPLTPDEEAAELETLPFIVIVIDEFADMMMIVGKKVEELIARLAQKARAAGLHLIIATQRPSVDVITGLIKANVPTRIAFQVSSKIDSRTILDQMGAENLLGHGDMLFLPPGMGYPVRIHGAFVSDNEVHAVVEDLKSRGKADYVEEILSGEGVSTGGLIPGDTDSDSETDPLYDQAVSIVTESRRASISGLQRRLKVGYNRAARMVEDMEAAGVVSAVQSNGQREVIAPPPV
- a CDS encoding M23 family metallopeptidase yields the protein MSFISSTLYAEKINLSDGSFLQGHFTQGGLVFGTTDPDNQVKYEQQDVHVSSQGDFIIAFGRDENLTPEFQLIMPSGQSLIKRLQLKKRQYAIQHINGLAKSKVSPQKPTVLARIKKERQQVAQARLRDDARTDYRQAFIWPAQGRISGVYGSQRVLNGKPKWPHYGVDVAAPIGTQVRAPAAGIITLANDDLFYSGGTIILDHGHGLSSSFLHLSELLVDVGDKVKQGDLIARVGVTGRATGAHLDWRMNWLKRRIDPALLVPPMNTAKEDKKDK
- the ald gene encoding alanine dehydrogenase — encoded protein: MRIGIPKEIKPKEGRVALIPEAAAQLIVHGHEVFMESSAGLLSGYSDADYEQLGIKLVADAKSLYASAKIIAKVKEPIEPELGLLQADHILFSYLHLAALPELTQRLCSIGLKAIGFETVELSNGLLPLLAPMSDIAGRLAVQIGTHLLHSPMGGKGVLLGGVPATERGKVVILGGGMAGGNAAKMAAGLGAEVIVFDRNRDKMTALRAIGDNVTALYPHQASIQQCVKQADLLIGAVLVVGEKAPHLVTEEDVRLMQAGSVIIDISVDQGGCIETIHPTNYEQPTYELHGVTHFGVTNMPGGVPRTASQSLSASLLPFLLELADHPDNLSAPLQAGVNIDAGEIVHPALR
- the trxB gene encoding thioredoxin-disulfide reductase, with the translated sequence MSDAKHCKLLILGSGPAGYTAAVYAARANLDPVIITGMEQGGQLMTTTEVDNWPGDVDGLQGPDLMERMKLHAERFNTEIVFDYISEVDLSSKPFKLKGDSKSYTCDAMVIATGASARYLGLESEEAFKGRGVSGCATCDGFFYKNQKVIVVGGGNTAVEEALYLSNIAAEVTIVHRREKFSSEKILADKLIEKSKTGNIKIEWNASIDEVLGDDAGVTGVRLKNTQNGSTKELEAMGVFIAIGHKPNTDIFEGQLEMSHGYLKTQKGSEANATMTSVEGVYAAGDVADHVYRQAITSAGTGCMAALDAERYLDDLEA